The Polyangium aurulentum genomic interval GCAGGTGATTGCGCTGCTCGTGCTGCTCGCAAGGGCCGCAGTCGTAGGGGCATCCCGCGGCGACGGGCTTCGGCGAGGCGGGCCTGGTGAGGGTCGAGCCGTGCGCGATCGTGTCCTCGTACCAGGCCGCGTCGCTCGACAGGAGCACCTCTTCGGGCCCGTGGGCCTCGCAGGTCTTGCGCATGAAGACCTTGCCATCGGCGCGGATGATCTCGGCGGGCACGCTCCTCTTGCAGGCGCGGCAGAGGCTCGTGGTGGTGTCGATGAGGGCGCGCTCGATCATGCGAGGATCCTCCGCAAGAGTCTGTCCGCGACGAGCAGGAGCACGCACGCGAGCACGAGGTTCGCCGCCCAGGATGCCCACAACGACGGCACGATGCGCGCGACGGGAGGCCAGACCCGGTGCGCCATGTTCACGTTGAGCGTGGGTGGCGTGACGAGGTAACTCAGCACGATCGCCCCGACGAGCAGCCCGAAGGCGCCGAGCGGGATCCAGCGCGGGACCTCGCGATGCTTGAGCTCGCCGTAGCCGATGACGAGGGGCAAGACGTGCACGAGCACCGAGGTGGGCGTGGTGGTGCCCGCCGCGATCGCGTCGAGCAGACAGCCCCACAGGCCGACGCCCGCGTGGAACCAGAAGCCCACGGCCACGAGATCGCGGCGGCGCAGGAGGATGCCCAGCGCGAGCACCACGGAGGCGATGTGACAGGCGAAGAGCATCTCGGGCAGGAGGCCCGAGGGCATCTTGACGACGAGCGCGTGCAGCACGAGCGCGAAGAGCAGGACGAGGCCCGTCCAGCGCGGCATCAGAGGCCCCCCGTGACGGGCAGGATCGAGCCGGTCATCCAGCGATTGTGGAGCGCGAGCCGCACGATCGCCCGCGCCGCCTCGACCGGCGATCCGACGCGACCGAAGGCGCTGAACTTCTTGTAATCGGCGAGCCGCGAGGGGTCGATCGCGCTCGAGATGCCGCCGCCGAGCGCGCCGAGCAGGCAGAGGTTGACGCGCACGTCACGAGGCCCGAGCTCGGAGGCGAGCGCGCGGGTCATGCCGAGCAGCGCGGCCTGCGTGGAGGCGAAATGCGCCGAGGAGGGGACGTCGCGAATGCCGTCGAGCGCGGTCGCGATCACGATGTCCGCGGCGCGTCCCCCGAGGCGCGGCACGAGGGCCTGCACGAGCACGTGGAGCGCGCGGACGTTCACCGCGTGCATGCGGTCCCACAGCTCGTCCGTCACCTCGGCGAGCGGCTCGGAGCCCCCGACGACGGCGCAGTGGACGACGACGTCGGGCAGCGCGCCCTCCTCGTCGAGGCGCGCGAGGAGGGCCCGGATCGCGGCGACATCGCGCAGATCGACGGGCTCTGCGCGGGTGCCGGTCTCGTCCGCGAGCGCGCGCGCGACGTCGCGGCGCGCGTGGCAGGTGAAGCGCGTGCGCACGCCCTCGGCCGCGAGCGCGCGGACGACCTCGCGGCCGACGTAACCCGAGCCTCCGAGGACGAGCGCACAGCGGCGGGGCGCCGTCACGGCGACGCCTCCAGCCCGAGCTCGAACCTGAGCCTGCGATCCTCGCGCACGTGCCAGATCCTCTGATCGAGATAGTAATGGTGAAAGAAGATCCCCCAGTAGAGCACGAGAAATAGCTCCACGGCCGCGCCCTTCTGCGGGAAGAGGGCGGGAGACGGGACCACGCCGCGCGCGGCATTGAGGGCGACGTACAGGAGCGAGGCCGCGACGAGCACCCCGTACGCGATGAGCGGACGACGCCCGAGCCTGGCCGCGACGTGCTGCGCGTCCCCCGCCGCATGGCGCCTGCGGCTCACGGCCGAGACGATGCCGAGATAGTGCAGCCCGTGCACGATCCCGCCCACCGTGGCCGTCGCGAGGAAGGCCGCCTCGGGGTTCTCCGGGTGCGGGATGAGCGGCTCGAAGGCGCCGACCACGAACATCGCGAACGCCTGCAAGCCGAGCGCGGGGCCGAGCAGAAAGAGCAGAGGCCGAGCGGGCTCGCCGCGAAAGCGCAGCAGGCGATAGAGGGCGAAGGTCGCGGTGCCGAGGGCGAGGATCGCGGCGGCCGCGATGCCGGCGATGCGCAGCCACGCGGGCGCGGGATCGGGGATGCCGAACATCGCGCGGTTGAACGGGTGGCCGAACGAGAAGAGGCCGAACGCGGCCCAGAGCGCGCCGTGGAGGAAGAGGCGATCGACGCGGCGCGCGGCCGGCGAGGTGCGGGCGTGGTGCTGGTAGATCGCGAGGATGCCCCAGTACTGCCGGATCGCGTGGTGGAAGCTCCAGAGCGCGGCGAAGAGCAAGAAGAGGTCGAAGGGCTCACGCAGGCCCGTCGCGCGCATGGCGGCCCAGGCGACGAAGCCGGGCAAGAGCCACGCGAGGCTGCCGAGGAGCAGGGCTCGGCGCGCGCGGCGCTCGCCGGGATCGAGGTAGGTGCGCAGGTACGTCGCGACGAGGTGAGGGCCCTCGATGAAGAGCAGAAAGGCCCACCAGATCGGCAGGACGAGCGCGGGGACCGCGAGCGCGAGGGCGCCGACGAGCACCGCGACGAAGGTGCTGCCGAAAAAGAACACGAGGTCGAAGCGGCGCCCGCCGATCCACCCCGCCGTTGCGCTCACGCGATCAGGGGACACGATGAAAAAAGCTCACGGCCGGCGGCGGCCGCGCGACGCTTTCTTGAGCCTTCGCCCGAGCAGGAGCACCGCCGCGCCGAGGGCCCACGCGCCGGCGGCTCCCGCGGCGGCGCGATTGCGGAACGCGCAGCCGCTGTCCTCGGCGTCGCCGCCGCCCGTGTCCGAGGGGACGGCCGGACCATTGCAGAGCACGCAATCGTATTCAGTGGTCGTCGTGCCGCCATTGCCGTCGGGCATGGTCTTGGAGCACTTCTGCTGGAGACACGTGTGGTCCGAGCCGTCGTCGGCCTTGCACGCGTCCCCGTCGTTTTTCATGTGGCACGCCTCCGCGTCCGGCGGGGGGACGTCGGCACGCGCAGGCGCGGCGATGGCGAGGGGGGCAACCAGAGCGAGGGCGAAGATCAAGGTACGCATGACCGATGATGGGAGCAGGTTCGGCGGTGGACAGCAAGCGCTGCTAGAGCAGCAACCCGTTTGCTGCTCTGCGAGATCGCGAAGCGAACTCGCCTCGGGGGGTGAATCGGCCGGGCTTAGCTTGGCCGAGAGGGGGACGCGAGGCGTCCCCCGCGGGACAGACAAAGAAGGCTAGAACATCGAGCGGTTGCAAACCGATCGATGTTCTAGCCGCCAGCGAGCTGCTCCCACGCCCGCTCGAACCGCTGGACGCGCGCGCTCTCCGCGATTCCGAAGATCGCCTTGTCCCTGGCGAACCTCGCGTATCGCTCGGGCGCGGCCTTCTGGAAGGGCTCGGCCACCTCTTCGACGATGGCCCGCAGCGCCACGAGGATCCCCGCGAGCGCGACGTGCACGGCTGGATCCGTCGGCTCGCTCTTCGACAGCTCCCGCAGCGCGGCGAGGAGCGACGCGAGCCGCGCGACGAGCCCGCGCTCGGCGCCCGCGAGCCTCGCCTCGCGCACGAGGTAGCCCGCGACGGCCGCATTCACGTGCAGATCCTCGGTCGTGCGAAAAGGTTTTACATACCGCTCGTAGCCGTCGCCGGGCAAAAGATCGGCCTCGGTCACCTCGACGTCGTCGAGAAAGACCTCGGCGTGGGGTATTTCTGGGACAAACGGCGTATCGGGCATGGGGACGAGGCGCAGGCCGGGCGCGGGGGCGGCGACGCGCGCGACGCGGAGGAGGTTCTTCCCGGTCGACGCGTCCTCGCCGGCTTTCGCGACCACGAGCAAAAGGCCCGCGTCGGCCGAGAGCGTGGCCCAGCGCTTTTCCCCCGAGATCGAAAAGCGCCCCGCGCCGCGCGAGGACAGGCGCGTCGCGATCGCGCGCGGGTGACCTCCGCCCTTCTCGGTGACGCAGAACGAAACGACGCGATCGGACGGCAGATCGGGCACGAGCGCGCGCAGGGCAGCCTGGTAGCCGGCCGCGAAGGCGGCCGCCATGCGATCGCCCGCGAAGCCGCCGAGGATGGCCGCGTCGATGCTGCTCCCCGCGCCCTCGGCGAGGACGCGATAACGGGCCCACCAATCAGCGAGCGTGCTGAACGGTGCGGGATCGGGAGCGGCGGACAGGACGACGCGAACCGAGCTCATGCGATCGGTTGTACTACGAGAACGCGCGGGGATCGTGCGATTCTTCACGGGCCGTCACGGCCTCTTCCGCGCGTGCCCCCGCTCGTGCGAGACTCGGGCTCCCCCGCTCGGAGCTCGACCATGAAGAAGCGCCCTCGCCTCGCCTCCCCTGCCCTGCTCCTCGCGCTCGGCCTCGCGCCCGCCGTTGCGTGGGCCTGGGAGCCCGTGATCGTCCAATACGACCCGCTCGTGCGCATGCCCGGCACGCAGCCACGCGGCGACCTTTCCCTCGAGCCGGCGTCTTCCTGCCTCGGCTGCCACGCCGGCTACGCGCCCACGATCGAGCCGGGCTTTCTGTGGAAGGGCACGATGATGGGCCAGGCCGCGCGCGACCCGTTCTACTGGGCCGCGCTGACGGTGGCCGCGCAGGACTCGATCTGGGCCATCGGGACGCCGAACGGGGCGGACATCTGCGAGCGGTGCCACATGCCGAAGGGCTGGCTCGAGCTGCGCTCGGACCCGACCAATGGCATGGCCATGACCGGCGCCGATTTCGACGGCGTGCAATGCGACTTCTGCCACCGCATGGTCGACCCCTTCTTCGCGGACACGCACGCGGGCAAGCGCGAGGGGAACGACTGGGCCGGCTACTGGGACGAGAAGAACGCGAGCGACACGCTCTCGTCCAAGGCCGCGGATGCGACGTACGCCGCCGACGTGCAGCAATCGACGAGCATCGGCCTCTTCAACGGGGGCCAGTTCTACGACGGCCAGCACAAGCCCCACAGCGCCTCGTACACCGAGAACGCCTCCGGGCAGTATTTCGTGAGCGACAAGAACGACAAGCGCGCCTCGTTCGCGGACGCGCAGGCGTTCCACCCGACGCTCTACAGCCGCTATCACAAGAGCAAATACTTCTGCTCGACCTGCCACGACGTCTCGAACCCGGTGCTCGCGAACATGGCCCAGAAGGACACCATGCCGGGCGACGGGACGACCGTGCTCGCGACGGAGCAGAAGTCGGCGAATTCGTATTTCCACGTCGAGCGGACGTTCTCGGAGTTCATGCTGAGCGATTACGGCCTGCCGGGCGGATCGCCCGGGGTCGGGCCCTACGCGCCGCAGACGTTCAAGACCTCGAAGCCGGGGAACGCGATCGGGAGCTGCCAGGATTGCCACATGCCCGACGGCGAGGGCCCGGGCGCCGCCATCGTGGGCGCGATCGACAGGCCCTCGGGCAGCGTCGAGCACCCCTCGAGCGGGCAGCCGGTCCACGATCTCACGGGCGGAAACGCGTTCGTGCCGTGGCTGCTCGCGAGCTCGGTGCCGGGCTCGCCCAACCACGATCCGGTGAACGAGATGCTGCTCCGGCAGGGGCCGTCTAAGCTCACGCTCGATTTCGATCAGGGGACCAAGCTCGATCCGATCGCGCTGCTCGCGGGCTCGAACCGGGCGCAATGGAGCCTGCGGCGCGCGGCGTCGATCCAGAACCTCGATTACGATCCGGCGAGCGGGGCGACGGCGTTCCGGGTCCGCAACAACACGGGCCACAAGCTGATCTCGGGCTACCCCGAGGGCCGGCGCATGTTCCTCAACGTGCGCCTCTTCGCCGGGACGACCCTGCTGCACGAGGTGAACCCCTACGATACGACCGCGGGGACCCTGCGGGGGCTCGATCCGGCGCACGCGCCCTCGAGCCCGCCGGTCGGACCGGCGGAGAGCCACGCAGATACGCTCGTCTACGAGGCGAAGATGGCGAGCGCATTGACGGGCGAGGATCGCACGTTCCATTTCATCCTGGGGACCGAGCGCGCCAAGGACAACCGGATCCCGCCGAAGGGCTTCCGCATCGACGAGGCGCCGGCGCGCATGGCCGAGCCGGTCTGGGCGGGTGCCCCCGCGACAAACCTCTACGGCGCCGATGAGTACACGGGCGGCTACGACGACGTGAGCTTGACCCTTCCGGCCGGCGGGACGCGCGTCGAGGTGCGGCTCTATTATCAGACGACGAGCCGCGAATACGTGGAGTTCTTGCGCGACGAGATCCTCGGGACGGGGACGTCGCTCGCGTCCCCGGCGCCCTCGGGCGAGCCTGCCGCGTACGTGGCGCAGACCGATCCTTTCTTCTCCCAGCTCAAGGCCTGGGGCGAGACGATCTGGCAGCTCTGGGACCACAACAAGACCGTGCCCGGGGCCGCGCCCATCGAGATGACGCGGGCCGAGCTCGTGGTGAAGGACGCCTGCGCGGACGGGAGCACGCCCGACGGCGCCGCGTGCGAGGACGGCAATGCGTGCACGACGGGCGAAGCGTGCGCGGGCGGCGCGTGCACGGCTGGAATGGCCGTCGATTGCGATGACGGCAACGCGTGCACGGACGACGCGTGCGACGCGGCGCTCGGGTGCGTTCACACGCCGAACACGGTGATGTGCGACGACGGCAATGGGTGCACGTTCAACGACGCGTGCGCGTACGGCGTGTGCGCGGGCAAGGCGAAGGTCTGCTTCGACGGCGATTCTTGCACGGAGGACACCTGCGACCCGCAGGCCGGCTGCATGTTCACGCCCATCGCGGATTGCAGCGGGACGGGCGGGCAGGGCGGCGCAGGTGGAGGCTCGGGCGGACAGGGCGGCTCGGGTGGCGCAGGCGGCTCGGCGGGCGCGGGCGGCCAGGGTGGCACAGCGGGCGCGGGCGGCGGCGGGACGGGCGGCAATGCGCCCGCGCCCGTGGACGAGGGAGGGTGCGGCTGCCGGGTTGCCGGCGCGGAGGAGCGCGCCTCCGGGGCTCTGGCGGCCCTCGCGGCGCTCGCATTCGGTGCCGCGCGGCGGAGAAGGCGGCGCGGGGACTGAGCAGGACGTGCCTGTCGAGCGCGCCTGATCGACGAAGATTTCCACGTCTCCCCCGAAGCTCGTCAGAACACGGTGAAATCCGCTGTTTCATGGTCGAGCTCGCCTCGGTGGTCCGTCGAGGTCCGCTTGCGATTCCTCGTCGACTTCATGACATCGAGGTCACGCGAGGTGAGTCATGAAGAAGCTATTCCTCCTGGGTGCGGCGGTTCTCCTGGTCGGGGTCGGGGCGTGTCGGAGCGAGAGCGGTGACAAGGCTCTCGGCATCGAGCGCGACCAGGCGGGCCAGGCGCAGGACCCGGCGCAATATCCGAACAATCAGGGGCACACCGATCCCAGCAAGGGCGTCGGCACCGATTACGGTCCGGGCATGGGCATGGGCGCCGGACAGCAGGGCGCCGACCAGGGCCAGGGAATGGGCCAGTCCGGTCAATCCGGCCAGCAAGGCCAGCAGGGCAGCCAGGATTCGATGGGCGGCCAGGGCCAGTTCGGCAACCAGGGCAACCCGGGCGCGTACGGCGATCCGAGCCAGCACGGCACCGGCATCCAGGGCGGCGACCCGGCCGGCAACGTGCATGGCGCGCCTGGCGGAGCCGGCGTGAATTCGGGCTCGAACGCGGGCTCGCTCCCGGACAGCACGCACGGCGGCGTGGGCACGCACGGCACGGGCCCTGATTCGGGCGCCCGCGGCGGCTCGCAGAGCCCGCAGCAGCGCTGAAGCACAGCGTCACGACTATCGAACAGGGGGGGGAAGCGCGGAGAGAGTTGGTCGCTCCGCGCTTTTCTTTTTCCTGCCCCCGCCAAGGCCGAGACTGCACGGGCGCTCGTGCTCGAGCCTGGCTTCCGGATTGCACGAGCGAGCGCCGACATGCGCTTTTCCAGCACCCGCAACTCTCCTGGATTCCTCGCAATCATCGCGCTCCTCGCGTCGCCGCTCGGCTGTGACGTGCAGGACGGCGTGGACGTGAGCGCCGACGAGGACGTATTCACGCTGGCCGACGTTCCGGACGGCGGCGGGAGCGACGCGGGCGATGGCGAGATCGATCCGAACGATCCTTGCGCCTCGCTGACCGCGGAAGGCGAGCCCCCGGCGCGGGCGGCGTGGTTCAACGAGCCCGGGCCGATCTTCACGATCGAGCAGCCCGTCGCCCTGTCCTTCCTCGCGCCCTATGCCGTGCGCGTGCCGCTCGCGGACGCGAGCTCGTACACGCTCGAAATCGAGCGCTGCGATCAGCCCGCCCACAGGGAGAAGCTCTGCTACACGGGCGCCGTCGCCCTGCCCGCCGAGGAGTGCGCGGTGAAGTCGATTCGATTCGGGCTCGACCCGGAGCAATATCGGCGAGGGACGAACCTCTACACCTTCACCATGCGGCTGCGCCGCGGCGCCGTGCTGGCGAGCGAGGACGCATTCACGCTGACCCTCGAATACTAGGATCCTAGGGCAGATCGAGGGCGAAGCGCACGGCGGCCGCGTCGTCGCCGTGCCGGCCCTCGCGCGCGCCGGCGTGGAGCCGGATGGCCTCCATTTCGTCCTGCCAGCCGGCGTGACAGCCACGGGCGTGCTCGGGCACCACGCGCGGCTCCCAGGCAATCGCGACCGAGGGCGCGCTCTCGTAGCTCTGGTGCCAGGTATCGCCGACGAGCTCGAGCCCGGTGCGGAGCAAGGAGAAGCCGAACCCGTTCGGCGCAGCATGGCACCCGCGGGCCGGATCGAGCTCGAGCGATATCGCGCTCGGCGGCTCGTCGAGGAGCCAGCGCCGCGCGCCGCCCTCGCGGGCAATCCATTCCCACTCGGCCTCGGCGAGGAACCGGAAGCCGAGCGCGCCCCGGATCTCGGCGGCGCGGCGGGGCGTGACCAACGCGAGCTCGTCCGCTCCGTCGAGATCGTCCTCGTCGTAGACCTCGGGCAAGAGGAGGCGCGCCATCCGCTCGGAGATGGGCTCCTCTGCGCAAAGGAATGGCTGAACGCGGACCGTGCGCAGGGGTTGGGTCGCCCAGGAGACGTGCTCGCGCGCCTCGTCCGCGCGGCCGAGGGGCGCGTAGAGCCTCGCAATCTCGTCGATCTCCCGAGGATCCAATCCCATGACGAACTCGCCGCCTGGAATGGCGACGAGGCGCATGGCGGTCGGCTTGTGCACCACGGCGGGCAGGCCCTCCTTGCCGACGAGCGCGTCGCACGGAGCAAACTTCGCCCCGAGCGCGCCCGCGATGGCGACGGAGAGCGCGCGGCGCGCCTCGGAGGCGTGCGCGCGCAGGGACTCGAGGGTGGTGAGCGGAGTGAAGCGCAGATCGAGCGGCCGCGCGTACGCGGTAGATGCCAGGGGCATGGTACAGGAAGTTACCACGAATGCCCGAGGCGATGGAAGGCCCCAGGCCGGGCGTCATCCCCGCCTGAGCTTGCCCCGATCGATCTTGCCGAGGTGCGTGCGGGGGAGCGAATCGACGACGAAGATCTCGCGCGGGACCTTGTAGGCGTCGAGCTTCTCGCGAAGGAACGCCTTCAGCTCCTCGGCGAGGTCGGGCCGCTTTTCGCGGGCGATCACGTGGGCGTGGGGCTTGGTCAGGCCATTGGCGTCGACGACGCCGACCACGGCGCACTCGTCGACCGCGGGGTGGCGGAGCAGGCAGTTCTCGACCTCGGCGGGCGCGAGCCATTTGCCCCCGACCTTGAGCATGTCGTCGCCGCGGCCGCAGTAGGTGTAATAGCCGTCCGCGTCGCGCCGGAGCATGTCGCCGGAGACGTACCACTCGCCCCGGAAGGCTTGCTGGGTCTTCTCCATTTGCTGCCA includes:
- a CDS encoding MYXO-CTERM sorting domain-containing protein, whose translation is MKKRPRLASPALLLALGLAPAVAWAWEPVIVQYDPLVRMPGTQPRGDLSLEPASSCLGCHAGYAPTIEPGFLWKGTMMGQAARDPFYWAALTVAAQDSIWAIGTPNGADICERCHMPKGWLELRSDPTNGMAMTGADFDGVQCDFCHRMVDPFFADTHAGKREGNDWAGYWDEKNASDTLSSKAADATYAADVQQSTSIGLFNGGQFYDGQHKPHSASYTENASGQYFVSDKNDKRASFADAQAFHPTLYSRYHKSKYFCSTCHDVSNPVLANMAQKDTMPGDGTTVLATEQKSANSYFHVERTFSEFMLSDYGLPGGSPGVGPYAPQTFKTSKPGNAIGSCQDCHMPDGEGPGAAIVGAIDRPSGSVEHPSSGQPVHDLTGGNAFVPWLLASSVPGSPNHDPVNEMLLRQGPSKLTLDFDQGTKLDPIALLAGSNRAQWSLRRAASIQNLDYDPASGATAFRVRNNTGHKLISGYPEGRRMFLNVRLFAGTTLLHEVNPYDTTAGTLRGLDPAHAPSSPPVGPAESHADTLVYEAKMASALTGEDRTFHFILGTERAKDNRIPPKGFRIDEAPARMAEPVWAGAPATNLYGADEYTGGYDDVSLTLPAGGTRVEVRLYYQTTSREYVEFLRDEILGTGTSLASPAPSGEPAAYVAQTDPFFSQLKAWGETIWQLWDHNKTVPGAAPIEMTRAELVVKDACADGSTPDGAACEDGNACTTGEACAGGACTAGMAVDCDDGNACTDDACDAALGCVHTPNTVMCDDGNGCTFNDACAYGVCAGKAKVCFDGDSCTEDTCDPQAGCMFTPIADCSGTGGQGGAGGGSGGQGGSGGAGGSAGAGGQGGTAGAGGGGTGGNAPAPVDEGGCGCRVAGAEERASGALAALAALAFGAARRRRRRGD
- a CDS encoding acyl-CoA dehydrogenase family protein, translated to MSSVRVVLSAAPDPAPFSTLADWWARYRVLAEGAGSSIDAAILGGFAGDRMAAAFAAGYQAALRALVPDLPSDRVVSFCVTEKGGGHPRAIATRLSSRGAGRFSISGEKRWATLSADAGLLLVVAKAGEDASTGKNLLRVARVAAPAPGLRLVPMPDTPFVPEIPHAEVFLDDVEVTEADLLPGDGYERYVKPFRTTEDLHVNAAVAGYLVREARLAGAERGLVARLASLLAALRELSKSEPTDPAVHVALAGILVALRAIVEEVAEPFQKAAPERYARFARDKAIFGIAESARVQRFERAWEQLAGG
- a CDS encoding SDR family NAD(P)-dependent oxidoreductase codes for the protein MTAPRRCALVLGGSGYVGREVVRALAAEGVRTRFTCHARRDVARALADETGTRAEPVDLRDVAAIRALLARLDEEGALPDVVVHCAVVGGSEPLAEVTDELWDRMHAVNVRALHVLVQALVPRLGGRAADIVIATALDGIRDVPSSAHFASTQAALLGMTRALASELGPRDVRVNLCLLGALGGGISSAIDPSRLADYKKFSAFGRVGSPVEAARAIVRLALHNRWMTGSILPVTGGL